Within Pirellulales bacterium, the genomic segment ATCGAGAAACATTCGCCCGGCTATCTACTCGCCGTTTTCAGCGGCGGCAAATCGGATGATGATGTCGCCGTCGCCCAAGCCGGCCTGGCACAATTGGGCAAAGCGATGGACGCTGGCGCGACAGGCAAATGATGGGCGAGAAGGGAGGCGCGTACGCCGACTATCTATCTGACCATCCAGAGTAAAACTGCCAAAGCCGCTGCTCGGGAATGTCTGACGGCGTCTCGGTTAGTCGCGGGCATGATCGCGCGTCATGCCGTGAGCCAGAATCCCTATTCCCGCCAGCCAAGCCCACGCAGACATGCCGCGAAGCGCGCCGGCGACTGGCTTCGCTGCAACAACGATGCCTAGGCGTCATTCACCGTGCATTGGGCCAGGGTGCGCGCTCGGGGTACTCGGTCATAAAACCGAACGCAGCTTCAGGGAAAAGGGTCTTCATCCGATGCGCTTGCGGCTTGGAATTACCTTTTGGAAAATTGATGATCAATGCCGTATGATCGCCCATTAGAGGGCGAATCTATGGGATCTGTGACATCTCGTGATGCTCCATCTCGTATTGCACATCTTCAATCACGCCACCGTTGTCCAGCAACCACGACCGAAGGGCCTTGCGTTCCTCCACGATCCGGGCTTGATTCGCAAGCCAACCGCACGGAACCGCAAGGATTGTTACAACGAGGAATAGCGTCCGCAGTCGGTATTGGAACCAGCGGCGTTTGCGCTTTGGCGGGTCAGCTTTGGGCGGCTCCGTTTGCATGGCCGCATTATCCCCGACCGCGCGCAACCGGGGAAAAAGTTAAGCAGTGCCGGGAGACCGAGTCGGCTTGATTGCTCGGGGCCAACGCGTTGTCGGGCTGGATTCTGGGCGAACTCAACCACTCAAGCAGCGCACCAGTCTCTTTCGTAAGCCTTCTCGATGGACCCAAAAACTCCGACAACTCGCCGAAAAGGAATCCGACTTCGACCCCATCCGTTCCGACCCCGGCTTTCAAAGCCTGACGAGCATTATTGTCTGAGAACCCTTCACACAATCAACAGATGTGCGCGCGGAGGTTCTGCTCGGCGCGCACCAAAATGAATTGCCAAAGATCGTCACTGCAAGCTCGCCCATTTTACAAAGGCCCCTGGCCGGCTCTGTTGAAAACCTCACTCACTCGATGGGTTTGGCCAAAATCGAAGTGGTGTTTTTCTCGAAGAAAACGACACCTTTTCAAAATCGTCAATAACTAGAGAGATGGGTTTTCAACAGAGCCGACTTATCCCCTTTTCTACGCCCCGCGTTGCGCCCTTACTGCCGTCTTGTGAGCTTTAGACGATCAAGAGTGTCCACAAACCGCGCTAGGTGTGCCTCATCCTTCGCGCAGACGGAAAGCCACTCATCGTGGCCGGTCTTGAATAGGACTTTCCCGGCTCCATCCAAGAGGCTTGAGTCCCAATAAAAATAAAGTGTCAGCGCGAGCAAACATTCTAGCGCTTGCAGATCCGTGTGATCAAAAACGAGGCCCGGGGCTTCATCGAGAGGACGAGTCTCACCTAACGAACTCCGGTAACCATCGAATATCGCCATATTCTCCGACGACGGCCAGACCCCATGGAGCGTGATCCAAAACAGCCCGGGTTGCCGAACATCAATAGAAGAATAGTGAGTAACGTAGTGTGCGAGCGCCGTCTTCTTGCCCGTATCGACTGGCATCGAGTAGCTAACCCGATGCGGATAACCGTCTTCGACATTTTCCAATGTTACGGTTGGCCCGACGTTCGCCTTCAGCCATTCCTCGCATTCGTGCTGCGAAAGCATCTTCATAAAGTCCCCATCGCATAATGAATTCTTTCCGAGGCCATTTCGAGCCGGGGCAAGAAAAGGGGACATTCTACTTTTCACGAGAAAGTAGAATGTCCCCTTTTCCTCGCCTACGCGCGTTCGAGTTTTCCCTTTAGTTTTTCCGCTTTCCAGCCCTACACCGTTAGTTTCCCCCATGGCTTGAGACTTAGGCGATCGAGGCTTTGGGCGAACTGCTTTAGCCGCTCCTCATCCTTTGCGTGGACGGCAACGAACCCGCCATGGCTGCAATTGAATGCAATTCTACCGCCTCCCTCGAAGAGGACGGCGTCCCAATAGAAATAAAGCGCAAGGTCGAGCAGGCACTCTAGCTGCTGTACATCCGACTCGCCAAATACATGGCCGGGAGAGTCAAAAACGTGGCGATTCTCACCCAAAGATTTCCGGTAGCCGTCGAAGAGCGCCATATTCTCCATCGCGATTCCCCAGGCGGTGATCCAAAACAGCCCTGGTTGCCTGATGTCAAGAGAACAGTAGTGGATCACCATATTTGCGAGTGCTGTTAGCTTCAGGGCTTCGGCTGGATGCCAATAGGTGACGCAATGCGGGTATTCTTCATCCAGCGTCTCCACCGAGAGAGTTTTCCCGAGGTTGCCCCGCAGCCACTCCTCGCATTCCTGTTGCGAAACTATCTTCATAAGGTCCCCGTAGCATAAGGGATTCTTTCCGAGGCACTTTCGAGCCGGACCGCGACGCGATCTTCAGGAGCCAAGAGCGCGTCGGTCAAGTAAGAGTTTTCGAGCTTACTCCGAAGGGCGGCTCAACACGAAAACGCGGCATTAATGGCGGCTCATTTGAGTTTTGTCGTCGCGAACGACGCGGCAGTTGCGGGATTATGGCCTTCACGCGTAAAATGTATTGTTTTCTAGGGCCTGCGACAATAGTGGTGTGCCAGCAGGGATTAGTCCCAGATGCCCAATATTAAAATCCACGGAGGAATCGGAATGCTCCTGTGTACCGGAGGGGGCTGATAGGGGTGGGCCTGATCTGGCGTGAGCGGATTGCCATCCGGATCGAAATGCTGAACCGGACTGCCAAGGCCGTCATTTACGTCCCAGTGAGGAACAGGGCCGTCTCCGTCCCAGCTCGCGTTCGGTTGGCTCTGGTTCGGTATTGGCCTTCGCGGTCCGTATGTACCCTTACGTGTATTTCCAGGGTCGCGGTTCCATTTCCAACCATTCCCTTCGCCCCCGTTTGGTACTGGGAACGGCGGGTCCGGCGTCGGCGACGCTGCGATGGGTGAGTTGATTTCGTTAAGCCACTCCTGACGATTACCAATGCCGTCGTCTGAATGCCCCGGTCCGCCGTACCACGCGTGGTGGTGGCGGTCCACCCAGTAGCTATGGGTGCTCTGCGGATCACCACTCCAAGGGAACCACACGCCCTGCGAGTTGGCGATTTGTCCGTCTCCGCCACCTCCTCCTCCTCCTCCGCCCCCCGGCCCCAACAATCCCTCGCCGCCCCCGCCTCCGTCGAGCCCGGCGGTCATGGGTCCACCGCCGCCCGCCCCCAACAACCCCCCGCCGCCCCCGCCCCCGAACTCGAACCCGCCAGACCCGCCGCTCCCGCCGACGAAACCGATATCGAATTCCCCCGCCAACCCGCTCGGGTCGATGAGATTCGTCGGGCTGTTGCCGACGTAGCGGAAGGGGTCCGAGTCGAAGGTCAGGCCCGCCGGGTCTTCGCTCAGCCAACGCTGGTCGGTGGGATAATACCAGCGGCCGGGCAAGCCGCTCGACGGGTCGTTGTGGTATTCGAGGCCGATGTTCGGGTCGTAGAACACCCCGCTGTGCATGAACGCAAACGGGACCGACGTGCTCGACTGGCTGTAGATCTTGCCGAAGCTGTCGTACACGATGTGGTCGACGAGCGAGCCGGAGACGATCCAATCGCGCACCGAGCCTTCGTTGTCCCCGAGCGCCCAATAGGTTGTGCCCGGACTGGACGGCATCCAGTTGCTCCCGCTCGGCGTGAACCGCTCGTCGGCACTGGGTTTTTTAGCCCGCCCGACGTGACACCGCTGCCAAACTTGCGCACGTGGTTCCAGCCGGACGCGACTCTGTTGAAGGCGCACGAGTCGCGAGTGCTTGACAATATCAATGCGGTGCTCGACCGTTGGGCTGAGCAACCGCTAGCGCGTGTCGCGCAGCTCTATCAACCCGTCGATCGAGATTTCCTGCTGACGTTCCGCGAGTTGGATTCCTATTCGCGCCCGCCGGAGACCGAGTATTGGGACGTGTGGAGCGCCGGCATGGGAGAGCCGCCGCAATGGCCGCCGGGACGAGGGCGGAGAATCTTCGCCTACCTGAAGCCGTTCAAGGCGCTTCCGCAACTCTTGGCCGCGCTCAATGGGCTGCCGAATCCGAGCATGATCTTCGCTCCCGGCGTCGACCCGCGGCTTCGGAACGAGTGCCGCAACCCGACACTCCGATTTGTGGATAAGCCGGTCGAAATGGCCCAGGCGGCGCGCGAGTGCAATCTCGCGATCCTCAACGGGACTCATGCGACGACCGTGGCGATGCTGCTCGCAGGCAAGCCGGCCTTGCACATTCCCATCTTTCTGGAGCAGGCGCTCAACGCCCAAGCGGCCGAACGATTAGGTGCGGCGGTCGCCACGTCTCCGAACGAGTCGAAGCAGACCATCGACGCTCTGCGGCTGCTGCTCGCGCGCGACCAGTTCGCAGAAGCCGCTCAATCGTTCGCCGCCCGATACGCCATATTTGATCCGAACATTCAAATTGAGCGGCTCGTCAATCGCGCGGAAGAGCTGGCTGTGGGACCTGACCCGTGAACCCGGCGTAGAAATTGGGCCAGGGGATTTTGTACAATGGGCCAAGTTACGGTGACGATCTTCGGCAATTCATTTTGGTGCGCGATGGCGCTCGCTCCGCAAAATAAGGACAGTTCCCGCCGCGGCGGATGTTCCACCCGGCGTTTCTCCGGTAGGCGCTAACAAAAAAAATCCCCGGTCGGCGGATGGTTGCCGACCGGGGATCACTGACGCGGTTGAAAAGGAGTCCGCGAACCGACCACATTCGTTCTAGAACCGGAACGTCGCGCCCAGGAAGGCGCCATGCACGATCAAATCGCCGTTGGTCTTCACGTCGGCGAATTCGCTCGCCGCCGCCAGGAAGTGCGGGATCTGATTGTCCGACAAGGCAATGCCGCTCACCGCCACCACGCGATAACCGCCCACGATGCTCCAACGCTGTCCGACGTCGTAGTTCAAGCCCAAATCGAACGAGCCGAGGAACGAGACCGTGTCTTTGTGCCCGACGATGTCGAAGTTGACGATCCCGTCGCCGCGATAGTAGCGCGACTCTGCCTGAGCGTAGTCGCCAAAGATGCCCATCTTCGGCAGGCCGAAGATAGACAGCCGATTGGTGAGCTTGTAGTTCACCAGGGCGCCGATCTGGAAGCCGGCCATGTCGTTCTCGCAGTGCACATTCAAGTTGGCCTGATCGGCGCCGCCGTTGTCGCCAAAGTTGAAGCCGCCCGCCACCGAAGTCCAGAGCAAGTTCTCATCAAAGTTGAAGAACCGCACGCCATACAACCAAGTCGTTTGTAGATAAGCGCAGGTGTCCGCGGCACAGGGGTTGTAGGTGAAGTTGATCTCGACGTTGTTGACCTGGTCGTTCCGCCAGATCAGGGCCTCATGGGCATTGGTGAAGAAGCTATCGGGAGTTTGGCCGCCGAGGAGCAGGCCGGCCGCTCCATTGGTGGTGTCCATCGGGGTGCCGAGGTTGTTGGTCGCCGACGACACGCTGGCAAACCCATTCATGTTCCAGATGCCCCAGTAGGTCAGCTCGACGCCGCATTCGCAACAGAAGTTGTAGCCGATGCCGAATTCACCGCCGCCGTCCCAATGGACGTTGGCGTCTTCGGTGTTGAGGTTCTGGAAGTTATTGTTGGTTTGATCGTAGGTGGTCCAGAATTTATTCGGCTGGTTGCGGGTCATCACGATTCCGCCCGCGTAGCCGGTCCAAGTCGGGCAGCAACAGCCACAACCGCCTTCGCAG encodes:
- a CDS encoding RHS repeat-associated core domain-containing protein, which produces MPSSPGTTYWALGDNEGSVRDWIVSGSLVDHIVYDSFGKIYSQSSTSVPFAFMHSGVFYDPNIGLEYHNDPSSGLPGRWYYPTDQRWLSEDPAGLTFDSDPFRYVGNSPTNLIDPSGLAGEFDIGFVGGSGGSGGFEFGGGGGGGLLGAGGGGPMTAGLDGGGGGEGLLGPGGGGGGGGGGDGQIANSQGVWFPWSGDPQSTHSYWVDRHHHAWYGGPGHSDDGIGNRQEWLNEINSPIAASPTPDPPFPVPNGGEGNGWKWNRDPGNTRKGTYGPRRPIPNQSQPNASWDGDGPVPHWDVNDGLGSPVQHFDPDGNPLTPDQAHPYQPPPVHRSIPIPPWILILGIWD